The following proteins are encoded in a genomic region of Oryza brachyantha chromosome 11, ObraRS2, whole genome shotgun sequence:
- the LOC102722924 gene encoding probable beta-D-xylosidase 7: MAVLMSRRGGAGALLLAVAVLAGVASAGNPPFSCGPSAPAAVQKAAFCNAALPAEQRAADLVTRLTTAEKAAQLGDQAGGVPRLGVPAYKWWSEALHGLAISGKGLHFGHGPARSATSFPQVLHTAAAFDDGLWFRIGQVIGKEARAFYNLGQAEGLTMWSPNVNIFRDPRWGRGQETPGEDPATASKYGAAFVRGLQGTNSSSASLLQASACCKHITAYDIEEWKGVSRYNFNARVTAQDLADTFNPPFRSCVVDGKASCVMCAYTLINGVPACASSDLLTKTVRGEWKLNGYTASDCDAVAILHMSEHYTRTPEDAVAVALKAGLDINCGTYVQKHVAAAIQKGKLTEKEVDKALTSLFAIRMRLGHFDGDPRANKVYGRLGAADVCTPAHRALALEAAKRGVVLLKNEARLLPLRAAAVASAAVIGHNANDILALLGNYYGLPCETTTPLQGIQKYVKNVKFVAGCNSAACDVAATDQATALAKSADYVFLVMGLSQKQEQEGLDRTSLLLPGKQQSLITAVASAAKRPVILILLTGGPVDVTFAQNNPKIGAILWAGYPGQAGGQAIAQVLFGDHNPGGRLPVTWYPEEYTKIPMTDMRMRADPATGYPGRSYRFYQGKAVYKFGHGLSYSKFSRRLVSGAGNPSSYTKLLAGIKTTSTPEGDTIYRVDEIGADRCEQLKFPVTVEVQNHGPMDGKHSVLMFVRWASTKGGRPARQLVAFRSQHVRVGEKAKVTMEISPCEQLSRAREDGEKVIDRGSHFLMVEGDDELEIRFEA; encoded by the exons ATGGCGGTCTTGATGTccaggcgcggcggcgccggcgcgctgctgctggcggtggcggtgctgGCCGGGGTGGCGTCGGCCGGCAACCCGCCGTTCTCGTGCGgaccgtcggcgccggcggccgtccAGAAGGCCGCGTTCTGCAACGCGGCGCTGCCGGCCGAGCAGCGCGCAGCGGACCTGGTGACGAGgctgacgacggcggagaAGGCGGCGCAGCTCGGGGACCAGGCCGGCGGCGTGCCGCGGCTGGGCGTGCCGGCGTACAAGTGGTGGTCGGAGGCGCTCCATGGGCTGGCCATCTCCGGGAAGGGCCTCCACTTCGGCCACGGCCCCGCGCGCTCCGCCACCAGCTTCCCGCAGGTGCtccacaccgccgccgccttcgacgACGGCCTCTGGTTCCGCATCGGCCAG GTGATCGGCAAAGAGGCCCGGGCATTCTACAACCTGGGGCAGGCGGAGGGGCTGACGATGTGGTCCCCCAACGTGAACATCTTCAGGGACCCGCGGTGGGGCCGCGGCCAGGAGACCCCCGGCGAGGACCCCGCCACGGCGAGCAAGTACGGCGCCGCCTTCGTGAGGGGCCTGCAGGGGACCaactcgtcgtcggcgagccTCCTCCAGGCCTCCGCCTGCTGCAAGCACATCACCGCCTACGACATCGAGGAGTGGAAGGGCGTCTCCCGCTACAACTTCAACGCCCGGGTCACGGCGCAGGACCTGGCCGACACCTTCAACCCGCCCTTCCGCAGCTGCGTCGTCGACGGCAAGGCCAGCTGCGTCATGTGTGCCTACACCCTCATCAATGGCGTCCCCGCCTGCGCCAGCTCCGACCTCCTCACCAAGACCGTCCGCGGCGAATGGAAGCTGAATGG GTACACGGCATCAGACtgcgacgccgtcgccatccTGCACATGTCGGAGCACTACACGAGGACGCCGgaggacgccgtcgccgtcgccctcaaGGCCG gGCTGGACATCAACTGCGGCACGTACGTGCAGAAgcacgtggcggcggcgatccaGAAGGGGAAGCTGACGGAGAAGGAGGTCGACAAGGCGCTGACGAGCCTCTTCGCCATCCGGATGCGGCTCGGCCACTTCGACGGCGACCCGAGGGCCAACAAGGTGTACGgccgcctcggcgccgccgacgtctgCACGCCGGCGCACAGGGCGCTCGCCCTCGAGGCCGCCAAGCGCGGCGTCGTGCTGCTCAAGAACGAGGCCCGCCTGCTCCCGCTccgcgcggcggccgtcgcctccgccgccgtgatCGGCCACAACGCCAACGACATCCTCGCCCTCCTCGGCAACTACTACGGCCTGCCGTGCGAGACCACCACGCCGCTGCAGGGGATACAGAAGTACGTCAAGAACGTCAAGTTCGTCGCCGGCTGCAACTCGGCGGCCtgcgacgtcgccgccacggACCAGGCGACCGCGCTGGCCAAGTCGGCGGACTACGTCTTCCTGGTCATGGGGCTCAGCCAGAAGCAGGAGCAGGAAGGGCTCGACAGGACGAGCCTGCTGCTCCCCGGGAAGCAGCAGAGCCTCAtcaccgccgtcgccagcgCGGCGAAGCGGCCGGTGATCCTCATCCTCCTCACCGGCGGCCCGGTGGACGTCACGTTCGCGCAGAACAACCCCAAGATCGGTGCCATCCTGTGGGCCGGCTACCCCGGCCAGGCCGGCGGGCAAGCCATCGCCCAGGTGCTCTTCGGTGACCACAACCCCGGCGGCAGGCTGCCGGTGACGTGGTACCCGGAGGAGTACACCAAGATCCCCATGACAGACATGCGGATGCGCGCCGACCCGGCCACCGGCTACCCCGGCCGGAGCTACCGCTTCTACCAGGGCAAGGCCGTCTACAAGTTCGGCCACGGCCTCAGCTACTCCAAGTTctcccgccgcctcgtctccggcgccggcaatCCGTCATCCTACACGAAGCTACTCGCTGGCATCAAGACAACATCTACCCCGGAAGGCGACACCATCTACCGCGTCGACGAGATCGGCGCCGACCGGTGCGAGCAGCTGAAGTTCCCGGTGACCGTGGAGGTGCAAAACCATGGGCCCATGGACGGCAAGCACTCGGTGCTCATGTTCGTCCGGTGGGCGAGCACGAAAGgcgggcggccggcgaggcagCTGGTCGCGTTCAGGAGCCAGCACGTCAGGGTCGGGGAGAAGGCGAAGGTGACGATGGAGATCAGCCCGTGCGAGCAGCTGAGCAGGGCGAGGGAGGACGGGGAGAAGGTGATCGACAGAGGGTCGCATTTCCTCATGGTCGAGGGGGACGACGAGTTGGAGATTAGATTCGAGGCTTGA
- the LOC121055714 gene encoding uncharacterized protein LOC121055714 translates to MDGVTSLSSLTFSRSTSSQRMSIAVYISPNGRWLFRSVPPATIATASAPNSIQPPAPALDSISAFRGDAHRLSPISVWPRVLRQAACYLGAFLLQHNFKSDHLFAR, encoded by the exons ATGGACGGTGTGACCTCACTCTCCTCCCTCACGTTTTCCAGAAGCACAAGCAGCCAGCGGATGTCAATTGCTGTGTACAT ATCACCTAATGGGCGGTGGCTTTTTCGGTCCGTGCCTCCTGCAACCATCGCGACCGCGTCTGCCCCGAATTCCATTCAGCCACCAGCGCCTGCCCTGGATTCCATCTCTGCCTTCCGAGGCGACGCACATCGCCTTTCCCCCATCTCCGTTTGGCCGCGCGTTCTCCGCCAGGCAGCGTGCTACCTCGgcgccttcctcctccagcACAACTTCAAATCTGATCATTTATTTGCGAG ATGA